In a single window of the Thunnus maccoyii chromosome 7, fThuMac1.1, whole genome shotgun sequence genome:
- the zranb2 gene encoding zinc finger Ran-binding domain-containing protein 2, with protein MSGKNFRVSDGDWICPDKKCGNVNFARRTSCNRCGREKTTEAKMMKAGGTEIGKTLAEKSRGLFSANDWQCKTCGNVNWARRSECNMCNTPKYAKLEERTGYGGGFNERENVEYIEREESDGEYDEFGRKKKKYRGKTNSTSSSKESEKKEVPKDEEEEEEDDEDDEEGDLSKYKLDDDDEEDDGDLSKYDLDASDDDDDKQAKKKGSRSGSSRSRSSSRSSSSSSRSRSRSRSRSSSSSRSGSRSRSHSRSSSRSGKGSSPRKRSRSPSSSPERRQKRSRSRSSSGGRKRRRSRSRSSERRRGHSSGSSHSGSSSKKK; from the exons ATGTCGGGGAAGAATTTTCGAGTCAGCGACGGGGACTGGATTTGTCCTGATAAAAA GTGTGGAAATGTGAACTTTGCAAGAAGAACTAGTTGTAACAGATGTGGCAGGG agaaaaccaCAGAGGCAAAGATGATGAAAGCAGGAGGAACAGAGATTGGGAAAACTCTAGCTGAGAAGAGCAGAGGCCTCTTCAGTGCAAATGATTGGCAGTGTAAAAC ATGTGGTAATGTGAATTGGGCCAGGAGGTCAGAGTGCAACATGTGTAACACACCGAAATATGCCAAGCTTGAAGAGAGAACAG GGTATGGTGGAGGATTTAATGAAAGGGAGAATGTGGAATACATTGAACGAGAGGAATCAGATGGTGAATATGATGAG tttggtaggaaaaagaaaaagtatcgTGGGAAGACCAACAGCACATCCTCCtcaaaagaaagtgaaaagaaagaagtgccaaaagatgaagaggaggaggaggaagatgatgaagatgacgaAGAGGGTGACCTTTCCAAATACAAACTGGAT gatgatgatgaggaagacGATGGAGACCTATCAAAGTATGACCTGGACGCCAGCGATGATGACGACGACAAGCAGGCTAAGAAAAAGGGCAGCCGCTCGGGCTCGTCCCGTTCTCGCTCATCCTCACGCTCCTCCAGCTCCAGTTCACGGTCGAGGTCCAG gtcCCGCTCTAGGAGCTCATCTAGTTCCCGATCTGGATCTCGCTCGAGGTCCCACTCCAG ATCCAGCTCCAGGTCTGGAAAGGGCTCCTCTCCCCGGAAGAGGTCCCGCTCACCTTCCTCCTCAcctgagaggagacagaagcgCAGTCGCTCCAGGTCCTCATCTGGAGGGAGAAAACGGAGGCGTTCTAGATCACGTTCGTCCGAAAG GCGCCGCGGCCACTCCTCTGGATCCTCCCATTCTGGCTCCAGttcaaaaaagaaataa